A stretch of DNA from Acidobacteriota bacterium:
CCTCCCACTGGGTGTAGTCCTTGGTGAGCCACATCTTCTGGTTGTAGGCGACGATGAGGCCCTCGATGATCTTGACGTCGTTGGGGTCCTTCTTGCTGGCGTCGGCGTAGAACTTGAGCCCCTCGTCCACCTTGGTCAGGATGGGGAGGTACTCGGCGTCCTCCAGCCTGTCCAGGTCGGAGTTGCGCTGGATGCCCTTGTCCCGGAGTTCGCGGTCGCTCAGGGTGATGACGAACTCGCCCATCATGGCGAGCGGCTCCTTGTTCTCCGGGTCGACCTTCTGCCACTCGAGGATGGAATCCCGCGCCTTCTGGATGAACTGGTTCATCTCGTCCTCGGTGATGATGCTCTTCTGGCACTGGGTGAGACGGGCGTAGAGCTTGGCGATGTTGCGGTAGGCCGAGCTGCTCTTGCGGGTCTCCTTGAGGCGCTGGTAAACCTCGACGGCGCCCAGGGCCTTCTCCTTGTCCGCCACGTTGCTCATGGAGGAGCTGATCTGCTGGAGCTTGGCCTGTGCCAGGTTCTCCCAGGCCAGGTCGAGGTCGGGGTCCAGCTTGGTGGCTTCGGCGAAGAACTTCTCGGCGTCCTCGTACTCCTTGTCCTTGTAGGCCTGGATCCCCTTGTTGAGCTGATCCTTGGCCTTGAGCTTGCCGCAGGCGGTCAGGGAGAGCGCCAGCACGGCCATCAGCAGCACGCAAACAAAACGAATCTTCATCTGGCGCCTCCCGTCACATGTTGATGGTCTTCGTCATCAGGCCGATGTCCGTGACGCCCGCGAACTTCGCCGCCTCGATGACGGCGACGATGTCGCTGTACTTCGTCCCGGGCTGGCCCACCACGAAGAGCTGCTTGTCCATGCGGTCGGAGAAGGTCCGTTCCAGTTTCAGCCGCAGCTCGGTGAAATTCTTCCCTTCGTCGCGGCCCTTGCCGAAGATGACGAACTTCGGGTTGTCGGCCGGGTTGATCTGGATGACGATACTCTGGCTCTGCTGGGGCCGCTCCTGGTTCACCGACTTGCTGGGAACCTTGACCTCGAAGCCGTAGGGTTTCACCGGCGTGATCACCATGAAGATGATCAGCAGGACCAGGAGAATGTCGATATAGGGCGTGATGTTGGGGTCCGATTTGGGACCGCCCCCCGTCCCGACTGCCATTGACATGGTCGTTCTCCTTTATCCGATCATTGGGTCTGCTTCTTCTGATCGACCAGGAGGCCGAGCTGGCCGAAGTTGGACTCCCGCACCACCTCGATCACCCCGATGATCTCCTTGTATTTCACGCTTGCGTCGCACTTGAAAAACACCTGGCCGCCGATGTCCTTGTCCAGCTCCTGGGCCCGCTTGAGGCGGGGGACCAGCTCGGCCTGCCAGTTTCCCTCGATGCCCTTGTTGCCGAGGTAGACCTTGTTGAACCGGTCCATGCCGATGACCAGGGCGCCCTTCTTGTCGGCGGCCTCCATCTTCGAGGCTTTCTCCTTGGATTTCGGCATGTTCACGGAGATGCCCTTCTGCAACATGGGCGCCGTGATCATGAAGATGATCAGGAGCACCAGCATGATGTCGGCCATGGGCGTCACGTTGATGTCGGACGAGACACCGCTCACCGCGCCGCCGGAATGTTTTTTAGCCACGTACGGACCTCCGTTTCAGGAAGTAGTCGATCAGCTCGGACGCGGAATTGTCCATCTCCACCGTGAAGGCCTCGATGCGGGCGGTGAAGTAGTTGTACATCCAGACCGCGGGGATGGCGACCAGAAGGCCGAAAGCCGTGGTGAGCAGCGCCTCGGAGATGCCGCCGGCGACGCTCTCGATGCCGGCGCTCTCGCCGCCGCCCTTGGACATGCCCTGGAAGGCGTTGATGATGCCGACGGTGGTGCCGAAGAGGCCGACGAACGGGGCGGTGGAGCCGACGGTGGCCAGGGAGCCGGTGCCGCGCTTGAGTTCCTCGCGGGTCAGGGCGGCGGCGCGGTCGCAGGCGCGCCGGGAGGCCTCGATGACCTCACCCGGAATGTCCGCGGAGGTGTTGTGGGCCTGGAATTCCTTCAGGCCGGCCACGACCACCATGGCCAGGTGGGACTTGGCGTAGTTCTCGGAAACCATCAGGGCCTCTTCCACGCGGCCCTCGCGGAGGGCGTCGCCCACGGCGGGCGCGAACGCGCGGCTCTGCTTCTTGGCGGCCTGGTAGCGGAGGTAACGCTCGATCATGACGGTGAGGGACCAGATCGACATGATGGCCAGGCAGACGACGACGGCTTTCGCGGCGAAGCCCATCTGGGCCCACATGGAACCAAGATCAAACCCTTGGGATTCAAGCACGAACAAGTTCATTACAGTACCTCCAAGCGTATTTTAATTATCTCAGGGTGAAGTTGACCACCACGGTGCCTTCCACCGGGACGCGAATCCCGTTCAGCTCGGTGGGGGTGTATTTCCACTTCTTCACGGCCTCCATGGCGGCGGGGGCCAGCATGGGGTGACCGCTGTGCACGCTCACGCTCGCGACGTTGCCGCTCTCGTCCACGACGATCTTCAGGATGACGATGCCCTGGACGCGGGCCTTCTTGGCGATTTCCGGGTAAATGGGCTCCACGCGGTTTACCAGTTTCGAGGAGAGGACGTTCCCGCCGACCTTCACGGGCTCGGCCGGGGGCGGAGGCGGCGGGGGAGGCGGGGCGCCGACGCCGAGGTTCGCGGAGCTGTCGGACACCATGAGGCCGGGGGTGCCGGTGCGGGAGCCCGCGCCGCCGCCGCCGATGGCGGTGCCGCCCGGGAGGCCGGCGTCGGAATCGCCGCCGGTGTCGATGGGGGCGACCACGACCTTGTCGGAGACCTTTTCCTTGATCTCCGTCGGTTCCGTGAACTCGTTGGAGGTCACCACCTGGACGTCCTTGGTGTCGGTTTCCTGGACCTCCTTGGTCGCCTTGGCGGCCTCGCGCTTGGCCTGGGCCTGCGGGAAGCTGGCCTCCGGGTTGGGCGGGGCCGAGACGAAGGTCAGGAAGTTGAGTTCCGCGAGGATTTCGTTGAGGAAGAGCGGGACGATGAAGAGAGCCAGCAGAATGGTCGAGTGGAGGACGATCGAGATTATGAACGTGGATGATTTCTTGGTCTTCTCCCGCTTGGCGGCCGATTCAAGCAGTTGGTCGAACATGATTGCCTCCCGCGTCAGGATTACGGGCCAATACCGGCCCATGCTAGCACGATTTTCAAGCCTTCGCAAACAAAAATCGGATCAGGCGAACTTCAGGTTCTTTTTCACCTTGTCCGTGCCCAAATACTTGATCCACCAGCACATAACCGGGCTGGCGATGGCGATGGACGAGTAGGTCCCGACGATGATGCCCACGGTCAGCACGAAGGAGAAGCCCCGCAGCGCCTCGCCGCCGAACAGGAGCAGGCAGAAGACCGACACGAAGGTGAGTCCCGAGGTGATGATGGTCCGGGAGAGGGTCTGGTTGACCGCCCGATTGATGATCTCCTCGAAGGGGCGGTTCTTCTCGTCGGCTTTCTTCAGGTTCTCGCGGATCCGGTCGAAGACCACGATGGTGTCGTTGACCGAGTAACCGACCAGGGTCAGCATGGCGGCGATGGCCGTCAGCGAGATCTCCAGGTTGAACAGGGCCATGAGCCCCAGGCAGATGACCACGTCGTGGGCGATGGCGACGGTGGCGCCGACGCCGTAGGCCAGGCGGAAACGGAAGGCGATGTAAAGGAGCATGACGACCAGGGAGAGGATGACGGCCCACTGGGCTTTCTCACGCTGGACCTTCCCGAAGGTGGGGCCGACGCTGTCCACGCTGAGGATGGAGAAGCTCCCGGTGTAGAACCCCTTTTTCATCTCCTCCACCATCGCGCCCGGGAACGGCTTCTCGCCGTCGCCCACCGCGACCTTCGCGGTCTTCAGGGCGTCGAGGCCGGGGATGAGACCCGAGTGGGAGGTCCGGTAGTCGATCACGGCCTTCGCCAGGGCCTCGTACCCCTCGCGGGTCTTGGGGATGCCGTCCTGCTCGGTCAGCAGGACGCCCCGGGAGGTGAAGTACTTCACCAGGTTCGCCTTGGTGGCCTGGTTGGTGTTGTTGACGTCCATGAACTCGGCCGGGTACCGGTTCTCCCCGGTCATTTCCTTCAGATACTGGTAGAGTTGGCGGCTGAGGTTCTGGAACTGGTCCTTCTGCTCGGTCTTCACCATGCGGAGCTTGGCGCGGACCTCGTTGTCCCTGGCGCTGCCGAAGAGGGCCACTTCCTCGAACTCCTCGGGGAAGGTCTTCTTGAAATAGGCCCGGACCTTCTCCACGTCGGGCTTGGCGGCGAACTTCATCTGGACGATGGTGCCGCCCTTGAGGTCGATGGACAGGGAAAAGCCCTTCGTGAAGACGGCCACCCAGCCCACGACGGCCAGCACGGCCGAAACCGAGATGAACACCCACTTGAGGCTCATCCAGCGAATATTGGCGTTCTTGAACAGTTGCAGCATGATCTATCCTCTTCTTCTCTGGTTATTGACACCCGATTCCGTTCCGGGTTCCCTAGATCGACAACTTTTTCACGCGCCGCTGACCGAGGAACACCTGGAACATGGTCCGCGACACGAAGACGGCGGAGAACAGGTTGGCCACGAGGCCGGCGATGAGGGTCACCGCGAAGCCCTTGATCTGCACCGAGCCGAAATAGTAGAGCACCGCGCCCGAGGCGATGCTGGTGATGTGGGTGTCCAGGATGGTGACGAAGGCCTTGGCAAAACCGGCCTCCGTCGCGGCGTTGACGGTCTTGCCGAGGTGGAGTTCCTCGCGGATGCGCTCGAAGATCAGGACGTTGGTGTCCACGCCCATGCCCACCGTCAGGATGATGCCGGCGATGCCGGGCAGCGTCAGCGACGCGTGGAAGGCCCCCAGGAAACCCAGGAGGATCACCAGGTTCACCACCAGGCAGAGGACGGCGTTTACCCCGGAGAGGCGGTAGTAAAACAGCATGAACAGGACGATCAGCGCCACGCCCAGGAGGCCGGCGAAGATGCCGTCGTTGATGGACTTGAGCCCGAGGGAGGGGCCGACGGTCTTCTCGGCCAGGATGACGATGTCCGCCGGCAGCGCGCCGGACTTGAGGGCGGTGGCCAGGACCTTCGCCTCGTCCATCTTCTCCATCCCGCCGGAGATCCGGCCGCTCTCGGAAATCTTCTCCTTGATGTGGGGCGCGGAGATGATCACGCCGTCCAGCACGATGGCCAGCAGGCGCCCGACGTTCTTGGAGGTGGCCTCCTCGAAGCGGCTCGCGCCCTCGGAGTTGAGGCGGAAGCTGACGCCCGGGCCCCGCTCCTCGAGGGAGTAGGACTCCTCGGCCTTGGCTTCGCGCAGGTGCTGCCCCGTGACGACGGGGGCGGCCTTGACGAGCAGGTACCCGCCCGTGGTCTGGCTCTCGCTCTTGCCGGGTTCGTAGGGCAGCATCTCGTAGCCGTCGGGGACCTTGCCGCCGAACATCTTCAGGATCTCGTCCTGGGAACGCGGCACCGGGCGCTGCTCGTTGGTCATCTGGTCGTGAACCAGCTTGAACTCCAGCTGCGCGGTCTTCTTGAGCAGCTCCTTCACGTCCTCGGGGGTCTCGACGCCGGGGAGGTCCAGGCTGATCTGGTTGGCGCCGCCCGAGGACTGCTGCATGACGTTGTCCTCGAGGCCGTAGGCGTTGACGCGGCGCTGGAGGGTGTCGTAGGTGGACTCGATGGTCCGCTCGACCAGCTCCTTCTCGTACTGGCCCTTGAGGACCAGCTCGATCCTCACCTTGCCGGCCGTGGTCAGGGAGGAGTAGTCGAACTTGTCCATGACCCGGGCCTCGCCCAGCAGTTTCTTGAACTCGGCCTCGCGCTCGGAGGGGACCCCCTCCACCGTGACGGTGCGCTCCTCGGACTTCACGGAGTCCACCGTGACCTTGCCCTCGGCCAGCGTGCGAATCTGCTCGGCCACCTGGTGCACCTCGGACAGCACGACCTTGTCGGTCTTCGCCTCGAGTTCCAGGTGCATGCCGCCCTTGAGGTCGAGGCCCAGCTTGATCTTGTCCTTGCCCTGGGCGTCCTTGGGCGGGTAAAAGAAATAGACACTCCCGGCCAGAACCAGGAGCGTCACGACGATCTTGACCATGACGTTTTTGCCCATAACCGCTTTCCTGTGCCTTGCGTTTGGTATCGTCGGGGATTGCCCGGACGGATTACTTGGTTTCCGGGGTGGAGTCGGCCTGGCGGCCGGCCACCGAGGACTTCAGGACCTCGAACTTCACGTTGTCGGCGACCTCCACGATGAAGGTGGCGTCCTTGACCCGGTCGATCACCCCGAAGATCCCGCCGTTGGTGATCACCTTGTCGCCCCGCTTGAGCTCGGTGAGCATCACCTCGTGCGCCTTCTGCTTTTTCTTCATGGGACGGATCATGAGGAAATAGAAGATGGCGAAGAAGACGGCCAGCATGATGATAGGGGCGAAAGCCCCGGCCCCGCCTGCCTGGCCCTGCAGAATCGGGAAAAACCACGTCAGAGTGTTCATGTTGCTACCCCGGTGTGATAGTGATGGCCCCCGGAGGGGCGGCGATGCCTTTTCAGTGTTTCATTCCTGCGACGGGCGGTATCGTTGAAGGAACCGTTCCTTGAGTTCGCGGAAAGAATCAAAACGCAGAGATTGCCTGATTCGGCCCATGATGTCAAGATAAAAATGGGTGTTGTGGACCGTGTTCAGGATGGACCCGAGCATCTCCCCGCTCACGAAGAGGTGCCGCAGGTAGGCCCGCGAGTACCGCCGGCAGGTCATGCAGCCGCAGTCCTCGTCCACGGGCCGCTCGTCCCCGGCGTAGCGGGCGTTCTTGATGACCAGCTTGCCCCGGCTGGTGAGGAGGCAGCCGTTGCGGGCGTTGCGGGTGGGCAGGACGCAGTCGAACATGTCGACGCCGCGCGCCACGCACTCGAAGAGGTCCTCCGGGGTCCCGACCCCCATCAGGTAGCGGGGCTTGTCCGCGGGCAGGCGCTCGGCGGTCCAGGCCGTCATCCCGTACAGGTCCGCCTTGGGTTCCCCCACGCTCAACCCGCCGATGGCGTACCCGGGGAACCCCATGGCCTGGAGCGCCTCCGCGCACCGCTCCCGCAGGTCGGGGTACGTCCCGCCCTGGACGATGCCGAAGAGCCAGCGGTCGCCCCCGCCGAAGGCGTCCAGGCAGCGCCGCGCCCACCGGAGCGTCAGCTCCATGGACTGCCGGCACGCGTCGTGGCTGACGGGCCAGGGGGTGCACTCGTCGAAGGCCATGATAATGTCCGCCCCCAGGGCCTCCTGGATGCCGATGCTCATCTCGGGGGTCAGGAAGTGGGCGCTCCCGTCGAGGTGGGAGCGAAAGAAGACGCCTTCCTCGGAGATCTTCCGGAGGTCCTGGTGGCTGAAGACCTGGTAGCCGCCGCTGTCGGTCAGGATGGCCCGGGGCCAGGACATGAACCGGTGCAGCCCGCCCAGGTCGCGGATCCGCTCGTGACCCGGCCGGAGGTAGAGGTGGTAGGTGTTCCCCAGGATGACCCGGGCGTCCATGGCCTCCAGGAACTCGTGGGGGAGGGCCTTGACGGAAGCGGCGGTCCCCACGGGCATGAAGACGGGCGTCTCGATCTCGCCGTGGGCCGTCACGATCCGGCCCAGGCGCGCCTTCGAGGACGGGTCGGTGTGGAGGAGTTCGAAGCCCGGCACGGCCGCCATGCTCAGAGGGCCCCCGCCAGCAGGAGAAGGAGCGTCACCAGGTCCCCGGCGTCCTGGGCGCCGTTGCTGTTCAGGTCACCCGCCGTCGGCCCGTAGAGGGTCGCGGCGCCCCCGTCGGCCAGGATCACCGCCAGCAGCACGGCGTCCTGGGCGTCGCAGACGTGGTCGCCGTTGACGTCGCCGGAGGGCCGGATGCCGGCCAGGTGCGCCACGGTGCCCAGCGAAGCCTTGACGTAGTTCGTGAAGTAGTCCGGGTTCAGCGTCGTCCAGGTGTCCGTCGTCTTGTGGTAGTAGGGCGTGAAGTCGTTGTCGCTCTCGATGCCCAGCATGG
This window harbors:
- a CDS encoding biopolymer transporter ExbD; this translates as MSMAVGTGGGPKSDPNITPYIDILLVLLIIFMVITPVKPYGFEVKVPSKSVNQERPQQSQSIVIQINPADNPKFVIFGKGRDEGKNFTELRLKLERTFSDRMDKQLFVVGQPGTKYSDIVAVIEAAKFAGVTDIGLMTKTINM
- a CDS encoding biopolymer transporter ExbD, translated to MAKKHSGGAVSGVSSDINVTPMADIMLVLLIIFMITAPMLQKGISVNMPKSKEKASKMEAADKKGALVIGMDRFNKVYLGNKGIEGNWQAELVPRLKRAQELDKDIGGQVFFKCDASVKYKEIIGVIEVVRESNFGQLGLLVDQKKQTQ
- a CDS encoding MotA/TolQ/ExbB proton channel family protein, with protein sequence MGFAAKAVVVCLAIMSIWSLTVMIERYLRYQAAKKQSRAFAPAVGDALREGRVEEALMVSENYAKSHLAMVVVAGLKEFQAHNTSADIPGEVIEASRRACDRAAALTREELKRGTGSLATVGSTAPFVGLFGTTVGIINAFQGMSKGGGESAGIESVAGGISEALLTTAFGLLVAIPAVWMYNYFTARIEAFTVEMDNSASELIDYFLKRRSVRG
- a CDS encoding energy transducer TonB gives rise to the protein MFDQLLESAAKREKTKKSSTFIISIVLHSTILLALFIVPLFLNEILAELNFLTFVSAPPNPEASFPQAQAKREAAKATKEVQETDTKDVQVVTSNEFTEPTEIKEKVSDKVVVAPIDTGGDSDAGLPGGTAIGGGGAGSRTGTPGLMVSDSSANLGVGAPPPPPPPPPAEPVKVGGNVLSSKLVNRVEPIYPEIAKKARVQGIVILKIVVDESGNVASVSVHSGHPMLAPAAMEAVKKWKYTPTELNGIRVPVEGTVVVNFTLR
- the secF gene encoding protein translocase subunit SecF gives rise to the protein MLQLFKNANIRWMSLKWVFISVSAVLAVVGWVAVFTKGFSLSIDLKGGTIVQMKFAAKPDVEKVRAYFKKTFPEEFEEVALFGSARDNEVRAKLRMVKTEQKDQFQNLSRQLYQYLKEMTGENRYPAEFMDVNNTNQATKANLVKYFTSRGVLLTEQDGIPKTREGYEALAKAVIDYRTSHSGLIPGLDALKTAKVAVGDGEKPFPGAMVEEMKKGFYTGSFSILSVDSVGPTFGKVQREKAQWAVILSLVVMLLYIAFRFRLAYGVGATVAIAHDVVICLGLMALFNLEISLTAIAAMLTLVGYSVNDTIVVFDRIRENLKKADEKNRPFEEIINRAVNQTLSRTIITSGLTFVSVFCLLLFGGEALRGFSFVLTVGIIVGTYSSIAIASPVMCWWIKYLGTDKVKKNLKFA
- the secD gene encoding protein translocase subunit SecD, which codes for MGKNVMVKIVVTLLVLAGSVYFFYPPKDAQGKDKIKLGLDLKGGMHLELEAKTDKVVLSEVHQVAEQIRTLAEGKVTVDSVKSEERTVTVEGVPSEREAEFKKLLGEARVMDKFDYSSLTTAGKVRIELVLKGQYEKELVERTIESTYDTLQRRVNAYGLEDNVMQQSSGGANQISLDLPGVETPEDVKELLKKTAQLEFKLVHDQMTNEQRPVPRSQDEILKMFGGKVPDGYEMLPYEPGKSESQTTGGYLLVKAAPVVTGQHLREAKAEESYSLEERGPGVSFRLNSEGASRFEEATSKNVGRLLAIVLDGVIISAPHIKEKISESGRISGGMEKMDEAKVLATALKSGALPADIVILAEKTVGPSLGLKSINDGIFAGLLGVALIVLFMLFYYRLSGVNAVLCLVVNLVILLGFLGAFHASLTLPGIAGIILTVGMGVDTNVLIFERIREELHLGKTVNAATEAGFAKAFVTILDTHITSIASGAVLYYFGSVQIKGFAVTLIAGLVANLFSAVFVSRTMFQVFLGQRRVKKLSI
- the yajC gene encoding preprotein translocase subunit YajC, whose amino-acid sequence is MNTLTWFFPILQGQAGGAGAFAPIIMLAVFFAIFYFLMIRPMKKKQKAHEVMLTELKRGDKVITNGGIFGVIDRVKDATFIVEVADNVKFEVLKSSVAGRQADSTPETK
- the tgt gene encoding tRNA guanosine(34) transglycosylase Tgt; the encoded protein is MAAVPGFELLHTDPSSKARLGRIVTAHGEIETPVFMPVGTAASVKALPHEFLEAMDARVILGNTYHLYLRPGHERIRDLGGLHRFMSWPRAILTDSGGYQVFSHQDLRKISEEGVFFRSHLDGSAHFLTPEMSIGIQEALGADIIMAFDECTPWPVSHDACRQSMELTLRWARRCLDAFGGGDRWLFGIVQGGTYPDLRERCAEALQAMGFPGYAIGGLSVGEPKADLYGMTAWTAERLPADKPRYLMGVGTPEDLFECVARGVDMFDCVLPTRNARNGCLLTSRGKLVIKNARYAGDERPVDEDCGCMTCRRYSRAYLRHLFVSGEMLGSILNTVHNTHFYLDIMGRIRQSLRFDSFRELKERFLQRYRPSQE